The following are from one region of the Siniperca chuatsi isolate FFG_IHB_CAS linkage group LG21, ASM2008510v1, whole genome shotgun sequence genome:
- the cdc42ep4a gene encoding cdc42 effector protein 4a, with translation MPILKQLVSGSSQTKRRSRMDLTREMISAPLGDFRHTMHVGRSGDAFGDTSFLSTRSGEPPHETTSYPSSPRPGLLSRTFRSSKRSQSVTRVDQHRDNTLMVPGGSPTYVKNAMSLPFLNDENRGDSMVAKSLSSSPLKQHGEVDGRGAAAATHFLELEEQSFGELTELPESSHHYGGGMKHAESVMSFHVDLGPSMMGDILGVMEKEDDDLGYEEGKSSEGHASPPLSTHGEEEDSVEREKDEDTVEQMEAEEEAAELQQQASMHPGSSVDLGPENGGPYIPVYTPETRPKHLQHQDSCSMSSSGSAALEEKPNSQTYAGDTDSATFSAPPEEESNFSSFLEDEDDEIHV, from the coding sequence ATGCCAATCCTAAAACAGCTAGTGTCTGGCTCCTCCCAGACCAAGCGCCGCTCACGCATGGATCTGACCAGGGAGATGATCAGTGCTCCACTGGGTGACTTCCGCCACACCATGCATGTAGGCCGCAGTGGTGATGCGTTTGGAGACACCTCCTTCCTCAGCACCCGCTCAGGGGAACCACCTCATGAGACCACATCCTACCCCAGCTCTCCCCGGCCTGGCCTCCTGTCTCGTACCTTCAGGAGCAGCAAACGCTCCCAGTCGGTGACCAGAGTCGACCAGCACAGAGACAACACCCTGATGGTTCCTGGTGGGTCACCCACCTATGTGAAAAATGCCATGTCTCTGCCCTTCCTCAATGATGAAAACAGAGGTGACAGTATGGTGGCAAAGAGTTTGTCATCAAGTCCTTTAAAGCAGCACGGGGAGGTGGATGGGAGAGGTGCAGCTGCAGCTACTCACTTCCTGGAGCTGGAAGAGCAAAGCTTTGGTGAGCTGACCGAGCTTCCAGAGAGCTCTCACCACTACGGAGGTGGCATGAAGCACGCCGAGTCAGTAATGTCTTTCCATGTTGACCTGGGACCCTCCATGATGGGTGACATCCTGGGGGTGATGGAGAAGGAGGATGACGATCTTGGCTACGAGGAGGGCAAGAGCAGTGAGGGCCATGCCTCACCACCTCTCAGCACCCACGGTGAGGAAGAGGATAGcgtggagagagaaaaggatgagGATACAGTGGAGCAGAtggaggcagaggaagaagCAGCAGAACTGCAGCAGCAGGCCTCTATGCATCCAGGCAGCTCTGTTGATCTGGGGCCTGAGAATGGAGGGCCCTACATCCCAGTGTACACTCCTGAAACTCGGCCAAAACACTTGCAACATCAAGACAGTTGCTCCATGTCCAGCTCTGGCTCTGCTGCCCTGGAAGAGAAACCAAACAGCCAGACTTATGCAGGAGATACAGACAGCGCCACCTTCAGTGCCCCGCCAGAGGAGGAGAGcaacttctcctctttcttggaggatgaagatgatgagatCCACGTATGA